The Peromyscus leucopus breed LL Stock chromosome 4, UCI_PerLeu_2.1, whole genome shotgun sequence genome segment TTCAAAAGATAATGCAGAAGTATTTCGTGCATATATTAATATGCATGGGACAAAGAACAAAAGCACAACAGTAATGTGGGATCCACAGGTAGAGAGAGCTTTATGCCGCCCTTCAGAGCTGTGAGATCTCAGAGAGAACAAGATTACACCATAAGAaacaagcaataaagaaaaaatgatgatGCAGATAGATCCACTGTTGGCAAAcaccaaaatgacaaaaatatgtgTGTCAGTGCAGGCAAGCTTTAGTAATGGGAACAAGTCACATATAATATGATCCATGATATTGGGTCCACAGAAGGGTAACTGCAAAGTGAAGATCATTTGTATGATAGAATGCAAGAAGCCACCTGCCCAGGCTACTCCCACCAGAATGCCACACACCCTCCTGTTCATGATGGAAGAATAGTGAAGGGGCTTAcaaatggccacatagcggtcataggccatggctgACAGGACAATCACTTCTGCCCCAGCGAAGAAGTGACTAACAAAGAGTTGTGTCATGCAACATTCAAAGGAGATGCTCTTCCTCTCAAAGAAGAAGTCTATTATCATCTTGGGTGTGATTACAGAAGAAATACATGCATCTAGGAAagatagaaaagacaaaaagaagtaCATGGGGATACCAAAGAGTGTGGGACTGCAAACAATTGTTACCACAATTATCATGTTGCCCCCAATAGTTGCAaggtaaatgaacaaaaataaaacaaataatacttTCTCAACTTTTGGGTTCTGTGAAAGTCCCAGGAGTATGAACTCAGTGACAAAGCTTTGGTTTAGCATGATCCTTGAGAAAAAGTACAAAGTAAATGCGTTCATATAAAcctgaaattatgaaaattttttcttcatatatttttaatattatcatcaacaaatgaaataatgcaaaaatgctcaatacTCAACTTTCTTGTGAAGAGTATGTGGCAGGAGATaatattgctattttatttttgcaaaagaTATTAAgatcaaacaaaaaatattatttattttgagattttggAGACACAGGTGACAGCACACATGACCACTTAAAAGACTGAAGAGGATGATGGTTGGGATATTTTATCTCAATGATAACTTCAGAGTACTGATTGGTTTTCCACAGTCTACTTCTCTATACAGTTGTTAAAGAATCTATTACTTTGTTTTGTATGAGTAAGGAATCTTGATAAGGCCAAAGGGTAGATGAAGGAATAGAAGCCAATGGACCAATGACCTACAAATGAAAGTTAGTGACAGTCACAGAgatgaaaaaagagaaacaacttgTTGAATATAATTTCTAGTCTCGAGACTAAAATATTTACCAATTATGTATACATTGACAGTTTGGTTGAGTAAAGGTACAACATATGGATTGAAATTCATATGAATTTACTATAAAACATGTTAATAAACAACTTACCTTCATATCTCCAAATATTAAGAGGAGGCTCATGTTGGAAATGTCTAAATAAGACTCACATTAACATGTCCTTAAAAGGCTATATGTAATTCATCCACTTGAAAGCACTTT includes the following:
- the LOC114683693 gene encoding olfactory receptor 4C15-like, encoding MLNQSFVTEFILLGLSQNPKVEKVLFVLFLFIYLATIGGNMIIVVTIVCSPTLFGIPMYFFLSFLSFLDACISSVITPKMIIDFFFERKSISFECCMTQLFVSHFFAGAEVIVLSAMAYDRYVAICKPLHYSSIMNRRVCGILVGVAWAGGFLHSIIQMIFTLQLPFCGPNIMDHIICDLFPLLKLACTDTHIFVILVFANSGSICIIIFSLLLVSYGVILFSLRSHSSEGRHKALSTCGSHITVVLLFFVPCILIYARNTSALSFEKNVLIFSEVLTPLLNPIVYTFRNKEMKNSIRKMWRRLFNFSGNH